TGTCGAAGCCCCACCTGAATCCAAGGCAAACGGAGATGCTTGTACAACGGTGCTCGCTGATGGAGATGAAAAGCCCAAATATTTCTCGATCACATCTTCCCCTCAAGGTGATAAAGTTTCTGCTGTGGCAACTGGTGCCAGTGCGAGTAAAACTGCCACGGCAGCCGATCGGAACATTGAAAATGTGGATTCGGGATTATTGGAAAATGAGAGGAAAGAGTGCTCAAAGGACTCAGAGAGCGACGGACTAGAAATAATCAACGAGAAGGTTAATCTGAATTCTGAACTCCGAATGGGATCTGCCAATGCCAGTGTGCCGCTTCAGCCCATGGATGGGAGACCGAAAAGGATGTTCGTCGCTCGTACACCTGGCCTACCTCCTACGAATATTAAATTGTTTTCTGAAAGTTCGGTAGTAGTGGATCACCCTTTCTTACGTGGAGAAAAGGAGACGTTCACCTCCATTGATGAGGCAAAAACTTGGCTGCAGACTCTGGCTATCCGCCAGTGCAAGGACAAAGGATCCAGTGTCAGTGGGAGCGATAAATCAAAAACAAGCAATTCAGCCGATGATTCCTTGGCAAATTCCGAGTTCACCGAAGACGAAGAAATCGACGTTTGCGGTCAGACTACGGGAGAATCACGTGAGCAGGAAGAAACGGTGGACTCGGGATCGACCACGTCCAGAAGCCCTAAACGTATTCGGCGCTTGACAGAGAAAGCCAGAATTTTAGCTGcaaacaaatcgaaatcaagtcGAAGTAGCACGGCAACCAGTAACGTAGTGAAGCGGTCTTACAGCAAGCAGTCTTCGTCGCGGATGGTGTCATCGCGCAGCACCGTTCAACGAATGTTGCACAttcaaaaagaacaagtaaaattatttaattttaaataatatttaaacaGTTCTAATGCCCTTATGTTTCAGGAGCGAAGAGGATTGTTGGGCAAACTTATTCGCGATCTCGACGCTTTGTGTGCACCAGACAGCGGAACTAGAGCTAAAATAGTTGTCTTGAAAAATGTTAGTACTGAGTTGAGTTCTTCTCTTCTGGAGTTATTTCTTTCTAAATTCTGGTTGGCATAatatttaaattcatttacttttgttttaggCCACAACCACAGTCAAACATTTGGAGCAACAAGCGAAAGAACTGGAAAGCACTTACCAAGCATTAAAACTACATCGTACTGCTCTTCTTACACAACGAGAGAAAATATTTTCAGGTAATATTTGTTCTTCAGTTTATGTCGGCGCGTATGCTGTGAGATTTATAGTAGCTTCAATGTTTCTTTGATATTATAGAGTTGCCCTCCGAGGTCAGCCAAATTTTCAACTGCCTCATGGAATCAGTGGCATTGCCGTCGCGGCATTTAACTATTGCGGTGAGTGATCGTTCTAAGCGAAATCGACTACCTTCTCCTCAGCTTAGTGACCAACTTAATCGTGGTCGCGTTGCAGTCGTAGTACCTAACAGCGCTCTATTAAGTGAATTCGTTAATCGTCCTACAACGCAACACTATGTCTTGACAGGGGTAGAATTGTAAGCGAAAAAGACCAGGGAATGCCAACAGCAGTCCTTTTTAGTTCTTAGAAattactttttccttttgactttttttttcaacactaTGTACTACTCGTAGTCGTGTGGTTCCTttactttttcaaattaaaatttgcTTGCTTCTTTACATGAAAAATGTGATCATCAGGTCAAAAAGTTCACAAATAAAATTCTGTTTGTATTTGTTAAGATGCATTTTCACACAAGCCATTTCTTACATCTATGGAAATTCTCCCAGAAAGGGTTTGATATTACCATTTCATTTTGCTCAACAACTTAAGCAGGAATTGGCTGTGCGGAAGTAGTCAGACCTATAATTTTTCAATCATGGTCAAACTTTAACCTCATCCTCCTCCAGCTCCACAAGGAGGTGCAGCTACTCCACTTACATTTCCTGGCCTTCCTATACGTCTTTGAGACCTCCCACTATTGCAAATTGGcaatatataaaaaattataaggaTAGATCTCTTCGTAGTCTTTAGTATTTATGCAGTTACCTTGATCCAGGTGCGCCATACTGTGTAACATATCTACTGCCTCTTCGATTTGATGCAGGACTTATAAGGGTCTGGAAACTGGTGTAAAACAAGCTCTGTAACATAATTACTGTGCATgatttttaaagggaaaacttACAAGAGTAGAACACCATCTACAAAATTCCAGAATGTTCTTTTGACTTTCTGGATTGACCAACCATCATTTTGGACTACTTGTCCACCtggaaaagataaaaacatGCTATTATTTAGCTTGCACATAAATCAGAGGGTAGAAAACATACCTGCTGATATGTAAACCATATTTATGTAAGTTATAGTTTTGATTTGAAGCTAAACAACCAACTTCATAACGGAGAAGGTCAATCACAACTCCACCCGTTCTGTGTCAATTTCTTCCGTCGACTGCTCCAACATGTCTTGCGTCAAACAAAATTTCactacaaaaacaaataccGTGCCCTCTTGTGTCTGCTCGCTGTACTTGCATCTGATTTAAGTATGTCAGAATATTGCCAACTGacgaaaaaacgaaaaaacaatccATAGGCCCATCAGAGTATTTCGTCCAATTCAAGTAAGAACAAACTATTTTATTTGCAAGGAATTTAATGCTATAATCAAATCTTCTGGGGTCGGTTTGTTACAAATTCGGCTAACCCCGACTTTGGCCTCTTCCAGTGCATGGGCTGTCGTATTTCCAATACTTAtgttctaaaaaagaaaacaaaaaagcttaATTTATCCTCTTAGGTTCATGAAACATATACGTAACTACGCACTTTGGCATTAGCAATCAATCCACATTCTTTCAGGTGCGGTAAACTAAAACTTACACCGGATGGGCTGAAGAAAACTAGATAGTCAGGTTTCTAAAAATGATACTTTAATGtacctaatttttttttttttttttctgcttgtACCTTTTGACAAAGTTGCATGACAAAATCTCGTAGTTGAGGATGTGGCACTGTCATATAGCTGTTTACAATGTCAAAGGGGACATTATGTTCTGCAAGTGTCCGCGGAAGCGTATCCAACTTCAAGCTACTACAAGGGAATAGCAGCGGAAGTGGAATGCAACCCTTCTGAAAATCTGTGTTTAAAGCTCTATAAAATCTAATACTTGTGTTAAATAACCCTGGCCGTACCTTCTACTATTAATGAACTGAGATTAACGGCATTCCCACAAGTTTGTCCAACCAAATTCTTCAGACCAAGAAGGTTGATAGCTGTTTCCCCGGTTTTTATGCCGACACAGTAATGTCGCATTTCCTTCCAAGCACAAGGCAAGTCGGCCATTGCCTGGCTAACGGATTCTGCAGATCTAGGACTTGTGAATATAATTCCTATCATTGAAGATATACAGTATAAATAGAGGATACAGCCATGTGGAATTGACATACTAGTCTACACCTGAATATTTATGTGGTTGTTGTAGACGTTCTCGCAGATTTTCTGTTCGGTACTCGAAGGACAGAGTAGGCACCAAACTTACCGTGAAATTATTCTCTTCCAAAAGTGTTAAATAGCGGTCGTCGTTTAATGAATTTTCATCCATCGATTTAAATAGAGCAACTATACCTCGTGAACTACCTGCCATGATTTTCAAGCAATAGTAAGAAGCCTGGATAAAAACACGATGAAGATTGTTACAATTTCTGCAGACAGAATTTAGGGTAATGGATATACAATTAAAGATCAACCTTTCCGTTTCGGTACTGCTTCGCATATAGACTTTGTACTATAACAGATAAGACGTTATTCGATTTCCCTTAACCCGAGAACTAAACGCAACTGATGGAAACTGAACATCAAAGAACTGTTTCATCAAGATAAATACCAAAAATTTAACTGTGGGGCTATACAGTTTATTCttcgaaatttttttccaatggcATTTGCAAAGATTGCTAGAAAATGATTTCTATTAGCAGTACTTATACTTGTCGAATATTTCATTAACAGTTAAATTACAGGCTGATGGCCTGATGCTACGGTCTTCATGCCTGCACAATGTGTTCTCATCTGGCATGCGCTTGCAAGTTGCAATTTGCaaactatttttcttatttccatCCTGACGAAATCAGGCACCGCTGtcgttttcaaaatttcagaCGACACAAGTTGACAAATTGTTCAAAAGTAGAACGTTACATAAACACAAGTGTCTCTCATCTATGGGAATTTTTAGCTGCCACTGCCAGTCCATCAGCTcgaatattttaaaacaagttTCTCCTAAAATTTGTAGTAACAGAAAAATGATGACTTCATTAcacattaaagaaaatctgGAATTTGTGAGAGGAAAAATGATTGCAGCGTCTCTGAAAAGAGCGGAAGAGGCAAGCGACTTTCACCagaaagaaaacttgaaaTTTGGAATTCGAAAGTGTTCTTTTTGTAGGCGGTTGCATATAAGACGCCAAGATTAGTAGctgtttcaaaaacaaaaccagtgATTGATGTAATCGAGGCCTACCATGCAGGACAAAGGCATTTTGGAGAAAACTACATCCAGGAATTGGCTGAAAAATCTGCTGATCCAAAAGTTTGGGACATTCAATAAATTTACTTCATACAGTTCTTTTCAAGTTAAATTTGCTGCTCATAGATTTTGGAGAAATGCCCAGAAATCTGCTGGCATTTTATAGGCCATTTACAACGAAACAAAGTGAACAAACTCATTTCTGTACAAAACTTGTACATGATAGAAACTGTTGATTCACTCAAACTAGCTAATGCGCTGAACACATCTTGGACTAAACTggagaaaactgaaaaactgAAGATCATGGTGCAGGTAAACACCAGTGGTGAAGAGAGTAAGTTTATCCATATAGATACTAGACTGAATTAGATTACTTTGAAACTCCTTTGAAAACTCACAGATAAAAGTGGAGTCCCACCCAGGGAAGCTAGCAATTTGACAAAGCAAATCATGGATGACTGCCAAGGTTTGGAAGTTTGTGGATTAATGACAATTGGAGCATATGATTATGATGTCACTTTAGGACCTAACCCAGATTTTCTAGTAAAAACTATTCtattacaaattttaaattattgatgcactaacatttttttaattgaatagAAACTGGTCAAATGTCATAAGGAAATCTGCCACACTTTAGACATACAACCAGAATCTTTAGAACTATCTATGGGGATGTCATCTGACTACGAACATGcagtaatttttaatattaacaTAATTCTATAGATCAGTTACTTTATTTAGTACATTATTTCTGAAACAATATCAGATTGAGCTTGGGAGCACAAACGTAAGAATCGGAAGCACTATTTTTGGACCACGAGCAACGAAGCATTAAATATTAGCAGTAAACAAAGAAGCAGTGCAACGCGTTTCCGAATGGTGGAGGGATGTTGAAATGCAAAACCCAGCAATAAATGGATGCAAATTAGCAACAGTTTACTACGGTTCATTAGTTAGCATTCTGCTTGCGAAGTGAAGCCAAGCGTTCCGAGACTATTTGAAGATCTCTGAGTCGCTGTGGAGTACTTATGCTGATACTAAGAGGCACAGCTTTATTTCGAACGGTGGCTGGTGTGCATTGCGCTGGAAATTCGACGATTGACATCTGGCTGCCTTCAGAATATTTCAAGGTACCTTCTAATGTCGAAAGCTCTTCCAATAGGTCtagtttaaagaaaatagtGCAACAATTTGaaagccgaaaaaaaattacatggTTCGTACTTGTCAAATCAAAAGTTTCTGAAACGAAGGAAATCCCATCACGTTCTTTTTCCGAGTCGGGAAGTAAATCTTCTGGTGTAGGAATAGTTGTGCATCGTGTTCG
The nucleotide sequence above comes from Daphnia carinata strain CSIRO-1 chromosome 3, CSIRO_AGI_Dcar_HiC_V3, whole genome shotgun sequence. Encoded proteins:
- the LOC130697394 gene encoding selenoprotein K-like, whose protein sequence is MVYISAGGQVVQNDGWSIQKVKRTFWNFVDGVLLFFQTLISPASNRRGSRYVTQYGAPGSSGRSQRRIGRPGNVSGVAAPPCGAGGG
- the LOC130697390 gene encoding uroporphyrinogen-III synthase-like; the encoded protein is MAGSSRGIVALFKSMDENSLNDDRYLTLLEENNFTVSLVPTLSFEYRTENLRERLQQPHKYSGIIFTSPRSAESVSQAMADLPCAWKEMRHYCVGIKTGETAINLLGLKNLVGQTCGNAVNLSSLIVEDFQKGCIPLPLLFPCSSLKLDTLPRTLAEHNVPFDIVNSYMTVPHPQLRDFVMQLCQKKPDYLVFFSPSGVSFSLPHLKECGLIANAKNISIGNTTAHALEEAKVGVSRICNKPTPEDLIIALNSLQIK
- the LOC130697388 gene encoding pyridoxal phosphate homeostasis protein-like, producing the protein MGIFSCHCQSISSNILKQVSPKICSNRKMMTSLHIKENLEFVRGKMIAASLKRAEEAVAYKTPRLVAVSKTKPVIDVIEAYHAGQRHFGENYIQELAEKSADPKILEKCPEICWHFIGHLQRNKVNKLISVQNLYMIETVDSLKLANALNTSWTKLEKTEKLKIMVQVNTSGEENKSGVPPREASNLTKQIMDDCQGLEVCGLMTIGAYDYDVTLGPNPDFLKLVKCHKEICHTLDIQPESLELSMGMSSDYEHAIELGSTNVRIGSTIFGPRATKH